Proteins co-encoded in one Chionomys nivalis chromosome 6, mChiNiv1.1, whole genome shotgun sequence genomic window:
- the LOC130876505 gene encoding cyclin-K-like translates to MKVNKENSSPSVLSANLDHTKPCWYWDKKDLARTPSQLEGLDPATEAQYRREGACFIFDVGTRLGLPYGTIATGITYFHRFYMFHSFKQFPCHVTGAACLFLAGKVEETPKKCNDIIKAAHSLLNDVQCGEFGGEPVKEVLLLEKILLQTIQFDLEVKHPYQYLLRYAKQLKGNKEKIQKLVQIAWTFVNDSLCTTLSLQWEPEIIAVAVMYLAEHLRKFKIQEMTSKPMYKRWWEQFVEDLSVDILEDISHQILDLYTQTKQQRPHHALPQPQQPPSLQPAQVPQSHPSQGSQAAQPEQEQAQQPKEPPRQPSPPRQAEHTMVDYPEEENEATAPPPKIPRLETTPLPLPPDWKPPIAPTSGEADASRPVAASDLPKVQIPPPANQAPVHQPPSLGPPPPLPYSYVTGMSRTSSYMPGEGYQNLQYGALCPAYGPPAHLHYQPHVYSPNPAPPPVLPPPASFLPPTIPPPIPGYPPHIPPNNTNFPPPPPRRPPIHVAPPHPLRGLGLPPASCLPPAIPPEGQRTVTTLIPPPGMPPVRGIGWATWMR, encoded by the coding sequence ATGAAAGTGAACAAAGAGAATTCAAGCCCTTCAGTCCTGTCAGCAAACCTGGACCACACAAAGCCATGCTGGTACTGGGATAAGAAGGACTTGGCTCGTACACCCTCACAACTCGAAGGACTTGATCCAGCCACTGAGGCCCAGTACCGCCGAGAGGGGGCTTGCTTCATCTTTGATGTGGGCACACGTTTGGGCTTACCCTATGGCACCATAGCAACAGGAATCACTTATTTTCATCGATTCTATATGTTTCACTCCTTCAAGCAATTCCCATGCCATGTAACAGGAGCTGCCTGTCTCTTTCTGGCTGGGAAAGTAGAGGAGACGCCAAAAAAGTGTAACGATATCATCAAAGCAGCTCATAGTTTATTAAATGATGTCCAGTGTGGTGAGTTTGGAGGTGAACCTGTGAAAGAAGTCTTGTTGCTGGAGAAGATCTTACTACAGACCATACAGTTTGATTTAGAAGTAAAGCATCCATACCAGTACTTACTCAGATATGCAAAGCAGCTCaaaggtaataaagaaaaaattcagaaGTTGGTTCAAATTGCATGGACCTTTGTAAATGACAGTCTCTGTACCACCCTGTCACTGCAGTGGGAACCAGAGATCATAGCTGTAGCGGTAATGTATCTTGCAGAACATTTGCGCAAATTCAAAATTCAAGAGATGACTTCCAAACCCATGTACAAAAGGTGGTGGGAACAGTTTGTTGAAGATCTCTCTGTTGACATTCTGGAAGACATCAGCCACCAAATCCTGGATctttacacacaaacaaaacaacagaggcCTCATCATGCCCTTCCTCAGCCGCAGCAGCCCCCATCTCTTCAGCCTGCACAAGTCCCACAGTCACACCCATCGCAAGGCTCCCAGGCAGCACAGCCAGAGCAGGAGCAAGCACAGCAGCCCAAGGAACCGCCCCGACAGCCTAGTCCTCCAAGACAAGCTGAACACACCATGGTGGATTATCCTGAGGAAGAGAACGAAGCCACAGCACCACCACCTAAAATTCCCAGACTTGAGACCACTCCCCTACCATTGCCTCCAGACTGGAAGCCTCCCATCGCTCCCACCTCAGGTGAAGCTGATGCAAGCAGGCCAGTGGCAGCAAGTGACCTCCCCAAAGTCCAGATTCCTCCTCCAGCCAACCAGGCCCCTGTGCACCAACCACCATCATTGGGGCCTCCACCCCCACTGCCCTACAGCTACGTGACTGGGATGTCTAGGACCAGCTCTTACATGCCTGGAGAGGGCTACCAGAACCTGCAATACGGTGCTCTGTGCCCAGCCTATGGCCCACCTGCTCACCTTCACTATCAGCCCCATGTCTACTCCCCCAACCCAGCTCCACCTCCTGTTCTTCCACCcccagcttccttcctcccacccaccATTCCTCCCCCTATCCCAGGCTACCCTCCCCATATCCCTCCCAACAACACCAatttcccaccaccacctccacgcAGGCCACCCATTCATGTAGCCCCTCCTCACCCTCTTCGAGGTTTGGGTTTGCCACCAGCCAGCTGCCTACCTCCTGCTATTCCCCCTGAGGGGCAGCGCACTGTGACCACACTTATCCCCCCACCTGGCATGCCGCCTGTCAGGGGGATAGGATGGGCAACCTGGATGAGATAA